A single region of the Chthoniobacterales bacterium genome encodes:
- a CDS encoding NAD+ synthase codes for MKIGLVQMNSTVGDFSGNTAFITAAYEQLVADGAQLVITPELAIPGYPPQDLIFKSQFVPLNLESLHQLAKVVGDVPLLVGYLEFNEKLTGRPFRNAAALLRRGKIVDRFFKTLLPTYDVFDESRYFEPSTGLNLFNLGNAKIGVTICEDIWTEEYLSRNLYDQDPVEKLIAAGASVIVNLSASPFQIGKPLIRQQMISALARQHRIPVYYCNAVAGNDQLIFDGNSLVINHRGDVLAHFAAFAEQCAVVSADASSLPTRTPSESEELHGALVLGVRDYFRKTGFHTAILGLSGGIDSAVVAAIAVAALGPENVTGVAMPSQFSSQGSLDDAYALAKNLGIQCLTLPIQTEFEAIRLQLQSVFEGLAEDTTEENIQSRLRGVTLMALSNKFGHLVLSTGNKSELAVGYCTLYGDMCGGLAVISDVPKMKVYELARWINREQEIIPGNTISKAPSAELRANQTDQDSLPPYEILDEILSLYVESKLGIRDIIARGFDEKTVRWIVRKIDLNEYKRAQAAPGLKVTSTAFGMGRRMPIAQRFTE; via the coding sequence ATGAAAATCGGACTGGTCCAGATGAATTCGACAGTGGGCGATTTTTCGGGCAATACCGCCTTCATCACCGCCGCCTACGAACAATTGGTCGCCGATGGTGCGCAGCTTGTCATTACACCCGAACTCGCGATTCCTGGCTATCCACCGCAGGATCTGATTTTTAAATCGCAGTTCGTCCCGCTCAATCTCGAATCGCTCCATCAACTCGCCAAAGTCGTCGGCGACGTTCCCCTGCTCGTCGGCTATCTGGAGTTCAACGAAAAACTCACCGGCCGCCCCTTTCGCAACGCCGCCGCCCTGCTCCGCCGGGGAAAAATCGTGGATCGTTTCTTCAAAACGCTCCTGCCGACTTACGATGTGTTCGACGAGAGCCGCTATTTCGAGCCGTCCACCGGCTTGAATCTTTTCAACCTCGGCAACGCCAAGATCGGCGTCACCATCTGCGAGGACATCTGGACCGAGGAATATCTCAGTCGCAATCTCTACGATCAGGACCCGGTCGAAAAACTCATCGCCGCCGGTGCCAGTGTGATCGTAAATTTGAGCGCGTCACCTTTCCAGATTGGCAAGCCGCTCATCCGGCAGCAGATGATTTCCGCGCTCGCCCGGCAGCACCGGATTCCGGTTTATTACTGCAACGCCGTGGCCGGAAACGACCAGCTCATTTTCGACGGCAACTCGCTGGTGATCAATCATCGCGGAGACGTTCTCGCTCATTTCGCCGCCTTCGCGGAGCAATGCGCTGTCGTCTCCGCCGATGCTTCCAGCCTTCCTACGCGGACGCCATCCGAGTCTGAAGAACTTCACGGCGCGCTCGTTCTCGGTGTCCGCGATTATTTTAGAAAAACCGGCTTCCATACCGCGATCCTCGGCCTTAGCGGCGGGATCGACTCCGCCGTGGTGGCCGCGATTGCGGTGGCCGCGCTCGGGCCCGAAAATGTCACCGGCGTCGCCATGCCCAGCCAGTTTTCCTCCCAGGGCAGTCTTGATGATGCCTACGCTCTGGCCAAAAACCTCGGCATCCAATGTCTCACGCTGCCGATCCAGACGGAGTTCGAGGCGATACGACTGCAACTCCAGTCTGTTTTTGAAGGGCTTGCCGAGGACACGACCGAGGAAAACATCCAGTCGCGCCTGCGCGGCGTCACCCTGATGGCGCTCTCCAATAAATTCGGCCATCTTGTTCTCAGCACGGGCAATAAAAGCGAACTCGCTGTCGGTTATTGCACGCTCTACGGCGACATGTGCGGTGGGCTGGCGGTGATCAGCGATGTGCCAAAAATGAAAGTTTACGAACTCGCCCGCTGGATCAATCGCGAGCAGGAAATCATTCCCGGCAACACCATTTCGAAGGCTCCCAGCGCCGAGTTGCGGGCCAATCAGACGGATCAGGACTCGCTCCCGCCTTATGAGATTCTCGATGAAATTCTTTCCCTCTACGTCGAAAGCAAGCTCGGCATCCGCGACATTATCGCCCGTGGGTTCGACGAAAAAACCGTGCGCTGGATTGTTCGCAAGATCGATCTCAACGAATACAAGCGCGCCCAGGCCGCTCCCGGTCTCAAAGTTACCAGCACCGCTTTCGGCATGGGCCGGCGAATGCCCATCGCCCAGCGTTTCACCGAATAA
- a CDS encoding polyprenyl synthetase family protein, with protein MLSAYLQSTQRAVDAALKIYLPPSSTKPATIHQAMRYSIFAGGKRLRPILCIAAAEACGGRLENALPAACAVEMVHTYSLIHDDLPAMDNDDFRRGKPTNHKVYGEAIAILAGDALLTLAFEVLAAAASTRRYSIADQIRELAQASGSRALIAGQVADLEAEGKKNTVAQLRYIHGAKTAALLTSSIRLGAISANATDSELVALTTFAENLGLAFQVIDDILDVTQTSEKLGKSAGKDVTAQKATYPAILGLDKSRKEAHRLTDLSLAALEPFGQKADRLRTLSGHLLQRDY; from the coding sequence ATGCTCTCTGCCTACCTCCAATCCACTCAGCGCGCCGTGGACGCCGCGTTGAAAATCTATCTCCCGCCCTCCAGCACCAAGCCAGCCACGATTCATCAGGCCATGCGCTACAGCATTTTTGCCGGTGGAAAACGGCTGCGTCCGATCCTCTGTATTGCCGCCGCTGAGGCTTGCGGCGGTCGCCTCGAAAACGCCTTGCCCGCCGCCTGTGCCGTGGAAATGGTTCACACCTATTCGCTGATTCACGACGATCTCCCGGCGATGGACAACGATGATTTTCGCCGTGGCAAACCGACGAACCACAAGGTTTACGGCGAAGCCATTGCCATTCTCGCGGGTGACGCGCTGCTCACCCTGGCTTTTGAAGTCTTGGCCGCAGCCGCCTCGACGCGGCGCTATTCGATTGCGGACCAAATCCGCGAACTCGCCCAAGCCAGCGGGAGTCGCGCCCTGATCGCCGGCCAGGTCGCTGATCTGGAAGCCGAGGGAAAAAAAAATACCGTGGCTCAGTTGCGTTACATTCACGGGGCCAAGACGGCCGCGCTCCTCACGAGCAGCATCCGACTGGGAGCCATTAGCGCGAACGCCACAGACTCTGAATTAGTCGCGCTCACCACGTTTGCCGAAAACCTCGGACTCGCCTTCCAAGTGATCGACGACATTCTCGATGTGACCCAAACGAGCGAGAAACTCGGCAAAAGCGCGGGCAAGGACGTCACGGCCCAAAAAGCCACCTATCCCGCGATTCTGGGCTTGGACAAATCCCGCAAAGAAGCGCATCGACTGACGGATCTTTCGTTGGCGGCCCTGGAGCCGTTCGGTCAAAAAGCCGACCGCCTGCGCACGCTCTCCGGACATCTTCTGCAGCGCGATTATTAG
- a CDS encoding sugar transferase has translation MEADLTYQNQGALLKTSLVDASGIFGRPMVGINHRRKTRRIDPRIQEHLVALTLVIDSVVILAAMIGAYFLRFHSPLRHLGIQGEMAFGQYINYFAFGTFTMVLLLAHLKFYERNLLLRFKHLVTILAKATCFWTVGFLSATLLINAQPPISRMYGLLAGGVIFGALFLSHALFHRLILKTGVVENLRQRILFVGWNEQTAKIVDSFANAPHSAYHFVGCVTASHGRHCETMPDDVPTLGNVQQLSGLIHEHMVDMVIMSDVDCVKDEIVGLANLCEKELVQFKIIPSYFQILVSGLRLETVSGIPVLGVSQLALDKFGNAIFKRALDVVGAIVGLILSAPLIAIFGFLVYRESPGPIFYRQKRLGRNGAIFDILKIRSMRLDAEVGQKPGWSTKNDPRRLKIGSFMRRWNIDEVPQFWNVLVGEMSLVGPRPERPELIQNFKEEIPHYNARHSVKPGITGWAQVLGLRGDTDLRERINCDLYYLENWNPLFDFQIMLKTFISNKNAA, from the coding sequence ATGGAAGCAGATCTTACTTATCAAAATCAGGGGGCGTTGTTGAAAACTTCACTCGTTGACGCCTCGGGTATTTTCGGACGCCCAATGGTCGGAATTAACCATCGTCGTAAAACCCGCCGCATCGACCCGCGGATTCAAGAACATCTCGTCGCCCTGACGCTGGTGATCGATTCCGTCGTCATCTTGGCGGCGATGATCGGAGCCTATTTTCTCAGGTTCCATTCTCCGCTTCGCCACTTGGGCATCCAAGGTGAGATGGCTTTTGGCCAATACATCAACTACTTCGCCTTCGGAACCTTCACCATGGTCCTGCTGCTGGCCCACTTGAAATTCTACGAGCGCAATCTGCTCCTGCGCTTCAAACATCTCGTCACTATTCTCGCCAAAGCCACCTGCTTTTGGACGGTCGGATTCCTCAGCGCCACGCTTCTCATCAATGCCCAGCCGCCGATCTCGCGGATGTATGGCCTGCTGGCCGGCGGAGTGATCTTTGGGGCCTTGTTTCTGTCGCACGCCCTCTTTCACCGCCTGATTCTGAAAACAGGCGTCGTGGAAAATCTCCGCCAGCGCATTCTCTTCGTGGGCTGGAATGAGCAAACCGCTAAAATTGTCGATTCCTTCGCGAACGCCCCGCACTCCGCCTACCATTTCGTCGGCTGCGTGACCGCCTCGCATGGCCGACATTGCGAGACCATGCCGGACGACGTTCCGACCTTGGGCAACGTGCAGCAGCTCTCCGGCCTTATTCATGAGCACATGGTGGACATGGTCATCATGTCCGACGTCGATTGCGTAAAAGACGAGATCGTCGGACTCGCGAACCTCTGCGAAAAAGAGCTGGTCCAATTCAAAATCATCCCATCGTATTTCCAGATTTTGGTCTCGGGCCTGCGGCTGGAGACCGTCAGCGGCATTCCCGTTCTCGGTGTTTCCCAACTGGCGCTCGACAAATTTGGCAACGCCATCTTCAAACGTGCACTCGACGTGGTCGGAGCCATCGTGGGTCTGATCCTCTCCGCTCCGCTAATCGCCATCTTTGGATTCCTGGTTTACCGCGAGTCGCCCGGCCCGATTTTCTACCGTCAAAAACGCTTGGGCCGCAACGGAGCGATCTTCGACATTCTCAAGATTCGCAGCATGCGCCTCGACGCGGAAGTCGGTCAAAAACCTGGCTGGAGCACAAAGAACGATCCACGCCGTCTCAAGATCGGCTCCTTCATGCGCCGCTGGAATATCGACGAAGTCCCGCAGTTCTGGAACGTGCTTGTGGGCGAAATGAGCTTGGTCGGGCCGCGCCCAGAGCGCCCAGAATTGATCCAGAATTTCAAGGAGGAGATTCCACATTACAACGCTCGCCACAGCGTCAAGCCCGGCATCACGGGCTGGGCTCAGGTGCTGGGGCTGCGCGGCGACACCGATTTGCGCGAGCGCATCAACTGCGATCTCTACTATTTGGAAAACTGGAACCCACTGTTCGATTTCCAGATCATGCTGAAGACGTTTATCAGCAACAAAAACGCGGCTTAA
- a CDS encoding sulfite exporter TauE/SafE family protein, with product MSVQEILSLLGAAFAAGVINAVAGGGTMITFPVLLLFGTPAIVANATSTLALVIGTAGSIFGYRRHIDEIKPWLARLVPVSLVGGGVGSVLLLHTSDTTFTRIVPFLLLFATLLFLAQSLFKAVATQQIRDQPTHHIAPKFLIFSIVAQFAVAIYGGYFGAGIGILMLASLGFLGLSHIHEMNALKNVLGSLINVVAAIIFICGGLIDWPKAGVMTIGALAGYLFGSTYSQKLPHVWVRRIISAVGLGITGYLFFRQLK from the coding sequence ATGTCCGTTCAAGAAATTCTGAGCCTGCTCGGTGCTGCCTTTGCCGCCGGTGTCATCAATGCCGTCGCCGGTGGCGGCACGATGATCACTTTTCCGGTGCTGCTCCTTTTTGGGACGCCCGCCATTGTCGCCAATGCCACCAGCACGCTCGCGCTCGTGATCGGCACGGCGGGGAGCATTTTTGGCTACCGCAGACACATCGACGAGATCAAGCCCTGGCTCGCGCGTCTCGTTCCCGTGAGTCTCGTGGGCGGCGGGGTCGGCAGTGTGCTTTTACTGCACACCAGCGATACGACTTTCACTCGAATCGTGCCGTTTTTGCTGCTCTTTGCGACGTTACTTTTTCTGGCGCAAAGCCTTTTCAAAGCCGTGGCTACTCAACAAATAAGGGACCAGCCAACGCATCATATCGCGCCGAAATTTCTGATCTTCTCCATCGTGGCGCAATTTGCCGTGGCGATATACGGCGGCTATTTCGGCGCGGGCATCGGCATTCTCATGCTGGCTTCGCTCGGATTTTTAGGGCTGTCCCATATTCATGAGATGAATGCCCTGAAAAACGTTCTCGGGTCTTTGATTAACGTGGTTGCTGCCATCATTTTCATCTGCGGCGGCCTGATAGACTGGCCCAAGGCTGGCGTGATGACCATCGGAGCGCTGGCGGGTTATCTTTTTGGCTCCACATATTCACAGAAACTCCCCCACGTCTGGGTCCGCCGAATCATCAGTGCAGTCGGCTTGGGTATCACAGGCTATCTCTTCTTTAGGCAATTGAAATAG
- a CDS encoding NUDIX domain-containing protein, which produces MNSIKYRPNVAAILQREDGQILVGERRDYSGAWQFPQGGVDAGESLEQALRREIWEEIGLESDAYEVGEMRGPYRYEFMRKRKNWGFDGQEQHYFLLHAQPGCSPKVEVRHPEFQKLRWIWPPEFQLVWLPEMKKPVYRQVFLDFFQVDLND; this is translated from the coding sequence ATGAATAGCATCAAATACCGCCCAAATGTAGCGGCAATTCTCCAGCGTGAGGACGGTCAGATCCTCGTGGGCGAACGGCGCGACTATTCCGGCGCGTGGCAGTTTCCCCAAGGCGGCGTCGATGCCGGGGAAAGCCTCGAGCAGGCCCTGCGGCGCGAAATTTGGGAGGAAATCGGACTCGAGTCCGATGCTTATGAGGTCGGCGAAATGCGCGGGCCGTATCGCTACGAGTTTATGAGGAAGCGCAAAAACTGGGGCTTCGACGGACAGGAACAGCATTATTTTTTGCTCCATGCCCAGCCGGGCTGCTCGCCGAAAGTCGAGGTGCGGCATCCGGAATTTCAAAAGCTGCGCTGGATCTGGCCGCCGGAATTTCAATTGGTCTGGCTGCCGGAAATGAAGAAGCCGGTGTATCGCCAGGTCTTTCTGGATTTCTTTCAGGTCGATCTGAACGACTAG
- the moeB gene encoding molybdopterin-synthase adenylyltransferase MoeB — protein MSIISPDRLEKIQFSNDEIARYSRHLIMPEVTLEGQKKLKAAKILIIGAGGLGSPIALYLAAAGIGTIGLVDFDTVDFSNLQRQILHGTKDVGRKKILSARDRIRDVNPNVQVVMHDTMFRSENAMEIVAPYDIVIDGTDNFPTRYLSNDVCVFLKKPNVYGSIFRFDGQCTVFAPHLGGPCYRCMFPEPPPPGMVPSCAEGGVLGILPGIIGVMQAIEAVKLIMGIGETLMGRLINFDALTMKFREFKLRRDPKCPVCGEHPTVTEPIDYEMFCGVPQAAAKLEEDADVPSISAKELKERLDRGDKVVLLDVREKYEWDICHLPGATLIPLNQLPSRMSELDSADEIVVHCKIGNRSVTAFHTLQDAGFGKLLNLTDGLVTWTDQVDPSFPKY, from the coding sequence ATGAGTATTATTAGTCCCGACCGGCTGGAGAAAATCCAGTTTAGCAACGATGAGATCGCCCGTTATTCCCGGCACCTCATCATGCCGGAAGTGACGCTCGAAGGTCAGAAAAAGCTCAAGGCCGCTAAAATTCTCATCATCGGTGCGGGCGGACTCGGTTCGCCCATTGCGCTCTATCTCGCTGCGGCGGGCATTGGAACAATCGGCCTCGTTGACTTCGACACCGTGGATTTTTCCAATTTGCAGCGACAGATTTTGCACGGAACAAAGGATGTCGGCCGCAAAAAAATCCTCTCCGCCCGCGACCGCATTCGCGACGTGAATCCTAATGTCCAGGTCGTTATGCACGACACGATGTTCCGCTCGGAGAACGCCATGGAGATCGTCGCGCCCTACGACATCGTGATCGACGGGACCGATAATTTCCCGACTCGTTATCTCTCCAACGACGTTTGCGTTTTCCTGAAAAAACCCAACGTCTATGGGTCGATCTTTCGTTTCGACGGCCAATGCACTGTTTTCGCGCCGCATCTCGGCGGCCCCTGCTATCGCTGCATGTTTCCCGAGCCGCCGCCGCCCGGAATGGTCCCAAGCTGCGCCGAAGGTGGCGTTTTGGGGATTTTGCCTGGCATCATCGGCGTCATGCAGGCGATCGAAGCCGTGAAGTTGATCATGGGCATCGGCGAAACGCTAATGGGCCGATTGATTAATTTCGACGCGCTGACGATGAAGTTTCGCGAATTCAAATTGCGCCGCGACCCGAAGTGTCCGGTCTGTGGCGAGCATCCGACCGTCACCGAGCCGATTGATTACGAGATGTTTTGTGGTGTGCCGCAAGCCGCCGCCAAGCTTGAGGAAGACGCCGATGTGCCATCCATTTCCGCGAAGGAACTCAAGGAACGCCTCGACCGTGGCGACAAGGTCGTCCTCCTCGATGTGCGCGAGAAATACGAATGGGACATCTGCCATTTGCCAGGGGCGACTTTGATTCCACTCAACCAGCTTCCATCGCGCATGAGCGAGCTTGATTCGGCGGACGAAATCGTGGTGCATTGCAAAATCGGCAACCGCAGCGTGACCGCTTTCCACACGTTGCAGGACGCGGGTTTCGGGAAACTTCTGAATCTCACCGACGGTCTCGTGACGTGGACCGATCAGGTCGATCCGAGTTTCCCTAAATACTAA
- a CDS encoding UDP-galactose-lipid carrier transferase gives MPSVSASSVKRIILDDLDQKEVIDTETYKRKLKEHQLSLLNLQLRLSKTKRSVIMVFEGPDAAGKGGSIKRITEKLDPRMYRVYSVIKPTSEEYQHHYMWRFWNKLPQYGQIAIFDRSWYGRLLVERVEGFAKEEEWKRAPREINEFERTLTDDGAIIFKFYIHISKDEQLERFKRREADPYKHWKISDEDWRNRHKWNEHNEAAQDCFEKTSTRNAPWVVVPGNYKWSARLQVLKTITRRLEEIDLSS, from the coding sequence ATGCCATCCGTCTCCGCGAGTTCCGTCAAACGAATCATCCTCGATGATCTGGACCAAAAAGAAGTCATCGATACGGAGACTTACAAGCGCAAGCTGAAGGAGCATCAACTTTCCCTGCTCAACTTGCAGTTGCGCCTGAGCAAGACCAAACGCTCGGTCATCATGGTTTTTGAGGGCCCCGATGCGGCGGGAAAAGGTGGCTCGATCAAGCGCATTACGGAGAAACTCGACCCGCGCATGTATCGCGTTTACTCGGTCATCAAACCCACTTCCGAGGAATATCAGCACCATTACATGTGGCGTTTCTGGAACAAACTTCCGCAATACGGCCAGATCGCGATCTTCGACCGCTCGTGGTATGGACGCCTCCTCGTCGAGCGCGTGGAAGGCTTCGCCAAAGAGGAGGAATGGAAGCGCGCGCCGAGGGAGATTAACGAGTTTGAGCGCACTCTGACCGACGATGGCGCGATCATTTTCAAGTTCTACATCCACATCAGCAAGGACGAGCAACTGGAGCGTTTCAAACGCCGCGAGGCCGATCCTTACAAGCATTGGAAAATCAGCGACGAAGACTGGCGCAACCGCCACAAATGGAACGAGCACAACGAGGCAGCGCAGGATTGTTTTGAAAAAACCTCCACCCGCAACGCCCCGTGGGTCGTCGTTCCCGGCAATTACAAATGGAGCGCGCGGCTCCAGGTTTTGAAAACGATCACGCGCCGTCTGGAAGAGATCGATCTCTCTTCCTAG
- a CDS encoding sigma-54 dependent transcriptional regulator, with protein MNTPAATLGKIVVIDDDRPVLMTLDGLLTRKGYVVHLANTAASGRSLVEREKPDVVLLDLGLPDGDGMELLREMKLTWPDLQIIILTGQDSLHNAIECIKLGAFHFISKPYAPEEVISLLGRALEAHNMQEETAHLREETLELKKKLKRAEAYFSPKARSRKMQEIYDLVRRLASSDASVLILGESGVGKEVLANHIHQSSRRASGPLVKLNCAAFPANMIEAELFGYVKGAFTGAVADFPGMIQESAGGTLFLDELAEMPPELQTRLLRVLQEREYRPLGSTKTKPVDFRLIAATNRAIEEALESGRLREDLYYRLNTFQLELPPLRERREDIPTLANLFVETFAGQMGKDGMALTANALEKITAFHWPGNVRQLRNAIEYAVVLAEGHTIEEAHLPAEIRLPAGLQTRRKATTSSVQSLVESEKQTIIRALAATQGNKKKAAEMLGIYRPTLYQKIKRLEIEY; from the coding sequence ATGAACACGCCCGCTGCCACCTTGGGAAAGATCGTTGTCATCGACGACGACCGGCCCGTGCTGATGACGCTCGACGGGTTGCTCACACGCAAGGGTTACGTCGTCCATCTCGCCAACACCGCCGCCTCCGGACGCAGTCTGGTCGAGCGCGAAAAGCCCGATGTTGTGCTGCTCGATCTGGGTTTGCCCGACGGCGACGGCATGGAGTTGCTCCGCGAAATGAAGCTCACGTGGCCCGATCTCCAGATCATTATTTTGACGGGCCAGGACTCGCTCCATAACGCCATCGAATGCATCAAGCTGGGAGCCTTCCATTTCATCAGCAAGCCGTATGCGCCGGAGGAGGTGATCAGTCTGCTCGGACGGGCCCTCGAAGCGCACAACATGCAGGAGGAAACGGCTCATCTGCGCGAGGAAACGCTGGAGCTGAAAAAGAAATTGAAGCGTGCAGAGGCGTATTTCTCCCCAAAGGCGCGCAGCCGGAAGATGCAGGAAATTTACGACCTCGTCCGCCGGCTCGCGTCGAGTGATGCCAGCGTGCTGATTCTGGGCGAGAGCGGCGTCGGCAAGGAAGTCCTGGCGAATCACATTCATCAATCGAGCCGCCGGGCTTCCGGTCCGCTGGTGAAACTAAATTGCGCGGCGTTCCCGGCGAACATGATCGAGGCCGAGTTGTTTGGTTATGTAAAAGGCGCGTTCACCGGAGCCGTCGCCGATTTCCCGGGCATGATTCAGGAGTCCGCAGGTGGCACGCTTTTCCTCGATGAGCTGGCCGAGATGCCGCCCGAACTCCAGACGCGGCTGCTGCGCGTCTTGCAGGAGCGCGAGTATCGTCCGCTCGGCAGCACGAAGACGAAACCGGTCGATTTCCGGCTGATCGCGGCGACGAACCGGGCCATCGAGGAGGCGCTGGAAAGCGGTCGTCTGCGCGAGGATCTTTATTATCGGCTGAATACGTTCCAACTCGAGTTGCCGCCGTTGCGGGAGCGCCGCGAGGACATTCCGACGCTGGCCAATCTTTTCGTGGAAACTTTTGCCGGGCAAATGGGCAAGGACGGCATGGCGCTCACGGCGAATGCGCTGGAAAAAATCACCGCCTTCCACTGGCCGGGGAATGTGCGCCAGCTCCGCAACGCCATTGAATACGCCGTCGTTCTGGCGGAGGGACACACGATTGAGGAGGCGCATCTGCCGGCGGAAATCCGGCTGCCCGCTGGCTTGCAAACCCGACGCAAGGCGACGACATCGAGCGTGCAAAGTCTGGTGGAAAGCGAAAAGCAGACCATCATCCGCGCCCTGGCCGCGACGCAGGGAAATAAGAAGAAAGCCGCCGAGATGCTCGGGATTTATCGCCCGACTCTTTACCAGAAAATCAAGCGACTCGAGATCGAGTACTAA
- a CDS encoding ATP-binding protein, whose translation MNEDTPDSVDIQQVEQGLRTLTHDWRNVLNGINLRISSAKYAETDAEWESDLEEAHQLIVAATAQLGALSRRIATPTVTAIPYPVDFFLEDLAGYLSQHLGENALKLEWEKSAASGKVVLDFGLIAQAVSELIENSLRRLSADAKLSIAAREAGGFLALCWSERYEGDSDPETWGRQPFSSSERGRMGLGLYFARRVLAAHGGDIQFEQNALNGMLQTTVCIPMKLP comes from the coding sequence GTGAACGAAGACACCCCAGACAGCGTTGACATCCAGCAAGTGGAGCAAGGGCTCCGCACGCTCACGCACGACTGGCGAAACGTCCTGAATGGCATCAATCTGCGCATCAGCTCGGCGAAATATGCCGAGACGGATGCGGAGTGGGAATCCGATCTGGAGGAGGCGCATCAGTTGATCGTCGCCGCCACCGCCCAGCTCGGCGCTCTCAGTCGTAGAATCGCCACGCCGACCGTGACGGCGATCCCGTATCCGGTGGATTTTTTCCTGGAGGATCTGGCCGGCTACCTCTCCCAGCATCTGGGCGAGAATGCACTCAAACTCGAATGGGAAAAAAGTGCCGCATCGGGAAAAGTGGTGTTGGATTTCGGTCTCATTGCACAGGCCGTGAGTGAATTGATCGAGAACAGCCTGCGCCGCCTGTCGGCCGATGCGAAACTTTCGATTGCCGCGCGCGAGGCTGGGGGATTTCTCGCCCTCTGCTGGAGCGAAAGATACGAGGGTGACTCCGATCCAGAAACGTGGGGACGCCAGCCTTTTTCCAGCAGCGAGCGCGGTCGCATGGGACTGGGACTTTACTTTGCCCGCCGCGTGCTGGCCGCTCATGGTGGCGACATTCAGTTTGAGCAAAATGCATTGAATGGAATGCTCCAGACGACCGTCTGCATCCCGATGAAACTCCCATGA